The genomic DNA TGTAAATCTCAAAGGCATTTAGGGGGATGGATGGAAGGGAAAATTGATATCTTGTGGCTCCAGTGAAAAGTCCTGCCCAAGAGGTACTTACTTTCTGGTATATATGTATCTCGGATCCATTAACTGTGATATTTGAGGTGATAGTATAGAGTGCAAACAGAAGTAGAATTGGTCATTTATAATAAACTGTGATATTTTGGTAGTGTATATTCATTCTGATCTAGATCATCATTGTTAAGTGAGATGATTAATCGTCTCGAATCACTGGATAATTCACAAGGAAACCAGATGCggtcataaacatcatctttgTACCTATTGTTTGTACATGACCAAAAATATGTGACATTATTAACtttgatgttatttatttatataaatatcaaagtTAGCTAATTACTATGTTTCTAGCTGATTCCATGCAGTCTATTCTTTTTACCTGTATTCTAAGTCTGTGATGGAACCTAAATCATATTGCTTGAAGAGTGATAATACTGAGTTTGTGACATAAGCTCTATTGTTCAAAGGCCTCAATTCTATGGCTGAAATGAATGGAGTCCCTTTGCCTGTGTTAACAAGACATGGTTGTATGTAATCTTGTGATGGAGTGTAAATGATCTCCTTGATTGTAGTGAGTGATGCAATTGTGAACTTTACTGTATCCCAAACATTTGCTCCAAAATGAAGATCAAATTGTGGAGGGTCATTTAAATCATCATAATTACCATAATAGAAAGTAGCTCTAATTAAATATAATGAGAGCTGATACGTAAACAACCTTACATGGCATGATACCACTCTACACCTCTCACCTGCCATAAAAGAGTGTCagctcaaacaatttttttttttttatagaaattgaaACGTTCCCCTCCCTCAGTCACTCTCTTccttctctctttttcctttctccTTTCTCCCTCCGCCGTTCTCCCTTTTCGAACAAGTCCACCGGCCAACCCACCCTCCAATGTCGTACACCATCCTCACCCCAAAGCTCACCATCACCGCCACCAACCCCCACTTCTTTTCCGGTGACGGCTATGTAAACGACTATCTCCCATCCTTTCCTTTCAAAACTGGTATCTCCGCCGTCGCCGTCTTCATCTCCGTCAACTTTGTTACCTCCGTCCTCACGCCTCTCCGACCACCACACAAAACTCCGTCCATCACCACCAAAGTCGCACGCCGTCACAAACCTGAGAGATGAGAAAGAGAGAGCACGTTGAGAGAGAGAAGGGAAAACAATTTGAGAGAGAAGAGGTGGATGAAAGAgatggaagagagagagagtcaaacaaattgtgtttttttttttgtgggaccCACTTAAACAGATAGCAGTGTGTGATTGAATAATGAAGGGTGTGTATAGAGTGGTATGAAAAAAGGGTGTTCATGAATAATTAGCCTAAATATTTAGTACCACTTGTTACATATACTTTGTAACAATTTCCTACTCCACTAGGAAAGCTCCTTAAATAGTTTAGTTTAATAATATTCTCTGTAGGTGCTATACTCTTACGACTTACACCTGTATCTACTAATTTGGCATCTGAAATGTAATTTATGCCTCTGCTTATATCAGAATAGCTCAAATGTTCAGGTAGACCGCAGTCTAAGCTAATGAATCCTGATACATATAAATTTAGGAACAAATTAAGATAACTTCAGCTACAATAATAATTACTAGTAACAAAAATGTGACATAAAGCAGCTATAGAAAAATTCCTAATCAAACCTGATTGATCCTGAGCTTGTATCAAAACCAAAATTGTGAGGACACCAAGTAATACCGAAAGAAAATGCAATGCAGCAACATTCTGATCAATCTTGTATGAATGCTGCTAATACAAGGAAGCATTTATATTGCTAGAGAGTCACATTCCACTTCAATCTACATACACAACGCtgtcaaattttttatcttttagttaTTTACTTTAGACTCCTTTCCTTGGAGTTAATTTCATTAGAGACATTAAATGTATCGTTCAGCAGAACCAGAGTTCGCATCGGTAGAATAGTTTACGTTCAGGTTTTACTTACCTTTCGGTTGAAATCTAAATTACTAAGACCTCTTTTGTTTACGCTCAGGTTTTACTTACCTCTCGGTCGAAATCTAAATTATTAAGACCTCTTTTTCCTACGAACCGAAGGGCTAACACGAAAAGAACTATTATGAAGGGGGCATTTGTTTCAAGtatattagatttattttaggaaataaCTTTTCCAAGAATATAAGgataaaaatgtttgtttcattcctAACTACTTAAAACTAATGTTTGAATATGTTGGGAAAGTTTATAATCGTAAAGTCATTAGATAGACTCTTTatgattaaaaacaaattaatcacaaaaatatattatgaaatgtgTCTCGATATAATCTGTCTACAATGTTTCCGAAGTTTATTAAGAGCAACATTATCAAACAACAATTTGAATCATTTATTGATTCAGAAGACTCGTAGTTCGTTGGATTAGACACACACTATGAGTATTAATATTCTATAATGTTTGGTTTCATTAGAGGCTAACTGATTCAGAGACTCTACAATTAATTTAGTTTGAAGCTCGTGTTAGATGCTTCTGCGCAAAATCGAATATATTCCATCTTTTTGTTGGACagttatttaatactatttGCTTCTTTGTCTATTTTATTATTACATATATGTGTGAACGGTGACCCAAACTTAAGTTTTTTAGACTTGACTTACTATATGGGAAATTATTTCTTATCCAGAGCCATCAGCCAcgcttatattttttatttgtatgaaggtgcttaaatttaataatcatgttaatttaatttatttattttagataatatattttttattaattgatcATTTCAGTACTCTATTACCTTGATCGGATTAATCTCTGCAGTTGTACGCGGATGTTACGATtggttagaaaaaaaaaatacaattaaaaccTATTTTTGTAACTACACATCCAAAAGTGATTTCGATCCAAACTATCAGTTTATTGATGGGAATATTTTAAATGTAGCTCCAATTGTTACGCAGGTTGAGGATGGCAACGCTAATTCTTCTAATGGAGCGAAGTCAAATTCAGCTTAAACTTCAGGAAATGGTAACAAGGTGGATTATTCTTAGGTAACCGTAAATATTTTAAAGGAACAGACTCATCATGGGTGTGGTCGAGCTAGTTCGTGTCTATTAATGTGTTAGAAGCCTATTGTGTCCGGATCTTGGAGCTTCGAATGGTTGCAGCATCAGAATCTCAATAATGTGGGTGTTGTGTTTTCTCCATTAGTGAAATATAAGCGGATGTCCAGCCAAGAAAATCAAAGTGTAATTTAAGGAAGAAAACTGGTTGTTTACTCAAGCATTCTGTTCATAGTTTAAAACGAGTGGCAGCACCATTTATATTTTCTTGTACTgacttcttttgtttttaaaaagctcTTTTTACAAACTTAGACACCGATAGAAATACCccatttttcttgtagtgagATTGGAGGAACAGCAATTGTGGTATTGGTTTTGTTGGTTCGGCTGTAGGGCTGCTGGGTATTGTGCAGGCGCTGCAGTTCCGGTTTTTTGCTGTTTTCTGTGTGACAGCAGCTGTTTACTGTCTTAGGAGTTTCGTATTTTTCGTTTTCCTTTGTTGTACTGCCGGCCTACCCATTTAGCAGGTCTTGTGCCGGGTTTGATTCAATATATTATGttgattcaaaaaaataataataataacacatTAATTGAAAAGCTAgtaactacaaaaaaaaaaaaaaaactttcgaCAATTAGGTATCAATCGCTCATCGTGACATTGTAAGTCGACACATAATTAGTAAATATGCGTACTTATCCAATTTTGCTGTTTAGAGTAAGAACTAACAACATATTTGTTTTTACATGCACATTATTCTACCTGATAGTTTAGGAGAAAAATAGTGATTCTAGTTAACCATCACTCATATTGTAGTAGTTGacatactaattttttatttctagaaAACTTCAAGAatactaattattttatataatacaTCAAGGACTAATGTACTAGGACATTTGGAGTGACACTGGATATTATTATAAATGGTGGTTATCTAGCTAAAACAATGGTTTCGGAAACCGTAGCTACTGAAACAAATTCATCTCTAACTCTCGTATTTCCATCATTTGTCTGAATCATCTCTAAGGATAGACACTCCCTCAGATCGGCCAATATTTGGCTCATGTCTGGCCTTTCTGTTGCATTTGGTGAAATGCAAGACATGGCAATCTCTACAGCTTTCCATGCTGAATTGATGCTAAATTCACCCTGCAACCTTgaatcaacaacattttgaatATCTCCTCTTTCAACTAAAGGAATAACCCAATCAAGTATGTGAATATTTTCTCCAGCTGCTCTTACTATTGCGTGACGACCACTGATTAACACAAATAGAATTATTCCAAAGCTGtagatatcattttttttatttgtgtttcctGTTCTCTGATATCtattaagaaaacaaacaaataaactaAATGAGAGGTTTTGATCTaaaatattgtttctttttaatctaatgTTTGATTAtacatattataaaaataaacaacattttgtcaatatattatttatgtAGTACCCAAAAAGTTTTATTAAGCTCATTGATAAACTTACGTCAACTTtcctaaaacaaaattacatcCAATCTATAATAAATCTTAGTAAACTAGTAGTAGTGTTTCAAAAATTTGTTACAAGCAAAAATGTTGTAGAATTTCACATTCTAGATATAAATAGATGTTGCATCATTAGGGAAGGAAAGTTCTTACAGCAtgtcattaattaattattttagttacaACTGTTACTAGCTATAACTGATAAAAGTTATTCTTTATGGTACAGCATAATTGGTTTATATGTGAGGCAATTTCATATAAATTGTCTACTTTGTGATAAAGAAAATTAGAAAGATTGAGAGATCAAAGCTAAGTGAGTAAAATAGACTGTGAAAGGAGCTTGTGGattttgttgtttcttaatAGTGTGAAGCAAAAGACTCACTAAGGGAACTCTATTGCATGTCTTTGATCTTAGTATATTCGTTTTTTCCTCCCTGCTTTAGTATTGCTActtgtttttattgattttttgattttgttcaGTTTACTTGTTTTGGATGGTGCATCTCCTGGTTTTCTCTTGTTTGATTGGTTTCATGCCATAATCATGTAGTAGCAtatcatttaataattaaaagaagTTGTGGTGTGTAAAGTGTATGTTAAAAGTCTAGTATTGGGTGAAAAAGTGAATATAAAGCAACAAATAAGTGAGAGGATTCATCTACCCAATTTTTTAAGGTTTAGTTATGGTCTTGAAGTGAATATTCATGCAAATTATATGCCACAAAATATTGAAATCAAAGCAACTTTTGTTTTATATTGGCATGTGGTACTTACGCAGGATCAACATAACCTAGTGTGCCAGCAGGTCGGGTGGATATATGAGAATCAATATCGTTACCAAAAGCTCTGCTTAGGCCGAAATCAGCTATCTTGGCATGCTTATTCTCGTCTAGTAATATGTTGGTAGGCTTCAAATCTCTGTGCATAATAGCTGGTTTACATCCATTATGCAGATATTCCAATCCTGAAAATCTAACAAATTAGTGCAATGAAAAGGGTAGAAGAAACAAGAAACATGCCAAAAAGAGCACATTACCATGTGCTGCATCAACTGCAATTTTTAGTCTCTCattccattttaaaatatttgcatcaacTGAATGCAAATAGATAGGCATTAGTCTTGAAATTTTAGATAAGCACTCTTTACaatgaaaacataaaaataaattctttcAAGTGGATTACGATTTATTTACTGACATAAAACCTGCTGATGTGAAATTATCCAAGTGGATTAAGTTTCTTGGCACGTCAATAAAAATAAGACTGAGGGACCTATTTTTAAAGGGGGACCAATTCTGTGAAAGATCAAAAATAAGGAAACCAAAACTGCAACTATGGCAAATAAAGACAACATATCTTACTTAATAAGTGTTGTTGAACATTTCCATTGGCCATGTATTCATAAATCAATGCTTTGATTTCATCTTCATCACAATAACCGATGAGAGAGACCAAATTTCTATGATGAACAACCATTAGAAGTTGCGCCTGCATTTTGAGTTACTGTTAAATATGGAATATATTGTAGGATTCTTAATGTAAATACTATTACTTCGGTGGGCTAGTTTGActtcttaaagaaaaatgtaCAAACTATTACTTGAGTAAAATCATGATTGAATACATTGTGTTCTAAATAACTTGAATCCAAGGACAAACCTCTGATTGAAATTCCTTGTAACCTTGGTTTGATGATGTTGAAAGAATTTTTACAGCTACTTGAGTGTGATCTTGTAAAATTCCAACGTAAACTTTTCCAAATCCTCCTTCTCCAATAACAGTTTTAAAGTTATCAGTAATATTGAGAATTTCAGAGTAGCTGAACATTTGATGCTTTGATTTCATTGAACCCTCTTTCCTAGAATTTGACCACGTAGCTACAGTGATCaagaaaattgaatgaaaatgcAAGGATGTTGAAAAAACTTACACATGAGTGTGGCTATATAGATTGAGGCAAAACCCTTTTTCTGTCATCTAGTATTAGGTTTCTACCACAAACACAATTTGATTATGACTTCAACACAATGTAATGATCATTCAATTATTGAGCGGAAACTAATATCATTATAGAAATACCTTTTTGTCCGTTGAATATGCAAAATCcaagagaaaacaaaagaattatAATTAATGCAATTGGTATTATCAAGTTCTTCTTTCCACTTTGGGCTTTGTCCCTCTTtgtaaacaaaaatgataatttcttCATTCTGCAGGATTTCGTCATACAAAGATCAGGATTATCATCTACCCTGAAACAAGACATTtatgctaaaatattaggtatCATATCATTGCTGATATTTGTATAAGACAAACTTTTAAGTTACTAGATTATATTCTATTTTGTTTAATGGACAATGGACAACACATATAAAATAGTAACGTAAGTTTACACCAATACACTTTACGATATATACAAACATAGAGTAAATCATCACACTGGTCTCTAAAATTCTATGAATCGGaccttttaatcttttgttagTAATTATGGCCCTATAATGTGTCTTTAGTTAGTTTGTTTAGTATTTGAATGGGTTTTATTCGTTCTTCTTGTGATGTTAAAAGATTATTGTATATAATCTTTGCTTTTGATCTTATATGGTTCTAAAACTGGATTGCTTAAATTTTGTCTATTATGGCTACCAGTTTGTTTTGTTGCTTTGATTTCAGACATGTCCAGAGTTTGGTTGAATTTTAACAAGCTAGGTTTAGTAGGAGACAATGTCTTAATCTTATCAGGAGTTGCAACTTTCCTAACAACTGGGTATATATCTTTCCAATTCATCATTACGCCGCACAATGCATGGGTCTCAATCTAGTTATTATTAAATGATACACAGAGAGATTTGTTTGAAACTTAGATACATATTCAAGAATATAGTGACAATGTATCACAAATCATGAccaaaatggtttttttttcccttgttgaatgataaatgttagtaattaattGTTCGAATAATATTTACTCCAACATCCCAACCAAATGATCCCTACTTTTCTACCTCATTCATACCAACCAATTCCCTAATAGTGGTGAATCTAATATCCAAATAGAGCATATTTGTAGCTTTGGCCAATGGTAGACAGATTATTGAAATTGACATATTTGTAGGTTTAAGTATAGAGCATACCTCAATGATAGTGAGCCAGTTTCACATCTCTCAAGGAGTTCAGTTGGAACTAGCCCTGAAAGTTTGTTCTTCCTCACATCTCTGCCAACACATGACAAATAaatatgaaactttttttttcttttatgctaATAATCAATGAAATTACGTTTGATTCATCGGCATGGGACTTACAAGACTTTTAGTGATCGCATTTGCGTCAGAAAATCAGGTAAGGGACCATTTAGGCTATTGTTTGATAAATCTCTGAAAGGAAAGAATTTAAATGcagattttgaaaaagttgaattaacaatataatatatattttcatataacatttcaatcacacttaatatcttttagaaatattttactgcttcattaacttagaaaagaaaaaaaggtctTCCCTAAACATTCACAAATCCTCCGCTTGAACACACCCGATCAAGGCCACCCTTTATTTAACATAATGAGATGAGGAACTCACAAGTATTGTAATATTGTGAGCTTTGATATGGAATATGATATATGCCCTTTTAATCCACTTGAAGACAAATCCCTGTTGGTTCCATTTCCATATATACTTTTAAGTCAGAGGATAATTGAAGTTCTTGAATTTATGTATGGTTTATTTAAGGAATGGTAAACTTACAAAGATGTGATTCTTGGAATGCTATAGCCATCAATACTACAGTTTAGGCCTTCCCACATATAATTCACAGGACCACATGGATCTCCTTGCCAATTTCTAGCCACCACATAAGCATCCTTGATGTTTGTGATAGCATTAACTATTATTTGGTATTTGAAAAAACAGTTCAATAAAGATTTAAATCCAATTTGCACATAGTTTACTTTACACCACAAATGACACTAAAAATTCCTATACTGCCTATGTCTTTAAATATAGTATATTGTTGACAAAATCGtggaaattaagaaaatttatagtAGTATTTACTTTATTGACTATTAGCATTGTCTGATAAATTTACCTATAATGAGAGAGAATTAATTTATACATTCAGCATGgtatgttgataaaaaaaatattaaaagggtCGTATACTAACGGACGGAGGTAGAATGTTTTTCAGATAAACTAAAGGGCCAGCTTACCATCATCCTGTTGAGTTTCTGATTGTGAGAAGTCTTTTGACATGTAAATCTCAAAGGCATTTAGGATGGGTGGAAGGGTTGAATTCTTTGTCTTGGAAAGAGAAATTTGATACCTTGTGGCTCCAACCAAAGGTGTTGCACTCGATATGGTGCTTACTTTCCGGTATATATGTATCTCGGGTCTATTCAAAAACTTGTCATTGATTGTGATATTTGATGTGATATGAAATGCTCTAGTTTCATTTCCAGCCAGCTTCTCAACCTCCTTAAAGTGCAAGTAGTAGTAGTATTGCTCATTTACATTATCTGCATTCCATTGAATTTGTAAAGGGGCACTGGCATTTACTGTTGCAACAGCAGTGCTCATAACAATTTCAGGTGGACTATATTCATTCTGAAATAGATCATTGATGTTAAATGAGGTGGTTAATTGTCTCCAATCACTGGATAATTCACAAGGCGACCAGATGCggtcataaacatcatctttgTACCTGTTGTTTGTACATGGCCAAAAAAATTGTCAGTACTtgactttcttgttatttatttatataaatattgaagTTAGCTAATTAATATGCTGACTACATCTTACCTGTATTCTCTGTTTGTGATGGAACCTAAATCACATCGCTTGAAAAGTGATAATACTAAATCAGGTGAGTATGTGACATAATTAGAATTTGTCAAAGTCCTCAATTCTAAAACTGAAATGAATGGAGTCCCTTTGCCTATGTTAACAAGACATGGTTGTATGTGATCTTGTGATGGAGTGTATATGATCTCCTTGAGTGTGATGCCTGATACATTAGTGAACTTTACTGTTTCCCAAACATTAGCTCCAAAATGTAGATCAAATTCTGGTGGTTGATTTAGATTATCATAGTTTCCATAATAAAAAGAAGCTCTGATTAAATATTTAGTACCACTTGTTACATTTATTCTGTAACAGTTTCTAACTCCACTAGGAAAACTCCTCACATGTTGTAGTTCCTGTGGAATAATAGGTGGCGGTGCTATCCTCTTATTTACACCAGTATGTATGAATTTGGCATCTGAAATATAATTTACGCCTGTCCGCAACCCAGAATATTTCACATCTTCATGTTGACCACAATCTAAGCTAATGAATCCTGATACATATAAATTGAGGAACAAATTAAGATAACTTCATCTACAAAAATAATTACTAGTAACAACTATGTGACATAAAGCAGGTATAGacaaattcataaacaaacctgatttgtttttgaagatcCTCATAAACAAATCTGATTGATCCTGAGGTTGTATCGAAGCCAAAATAGTAAGGACACCAAGCAATATAGTAAGAAAATGGGGTAACATTATCATCATCCTTGTATAAATGATAATGCAAGGAAGCATTTATACACAATGCTGTTAGTTATTTACGTCAGATTCCTTTCCTTGGAGTTTATCTTATTAGAGACACACACCCGTCGTTCGGAAAAACTGAATTCGATTTCTGGAAGAAACAATTATTAATCAAACTTTACTTATCTCCCGACTACACTTGAGTTACTCGGGTACATTTCCTCCATAGACCGGAGGATTAACAAACCAAATATCAAAAACTAAATCCCATTAATGGGGCGTTTGTTTCAAGTATATAAGGATAAAAATGAGTGTTTTATTCCTATCTacttaaaaataatgtttgaatattttggGAAACTTTATAAAAGTAAAGTCATTGGATAGACTctttataattaaaaacaaattaatcacaAAATTATATTAGGAAATGTCTCTCAATATAACATGTCTACAATGTTTCCGGGGTTGGATGAGACACacactaaatattaaatattctaCAATGTTTGGTTTCATTAGAGGCTATTTGATTCAGAGACTCTACAATTGATTTAGTTTGAAGCTCGTATTAGATGTCTCTGAGCAAAATCGAATATATTCCACATCTTTTTGTTGGACAATAATTTAATACTATTTGCTTGTTTGTCTATTTTATTATTACATATGTCTGAACGGTGACCCATACTTACGTTTTTTAGACTTAACTTACTATGGCAAATTATTTCTTATGCAGAGCCATCAGCCAtgcttatttcttttatttctattaaggtacttaattttactaatcatgttaatttaatttaattattttagataatatgtttgttattaattgttcatttcattactttataaaattaatgattCTTCTTGTTAATacgaaataaataataaatggaaATGAAATATAGTTTTCAAtatcatttaaataaatttcaattaccTTGAGCGGATTGatctttgcaaaaaaaataaaaaatattactattaaAACCTATTTTGATAACTACCCATCCAAAAGTAATTTCAATCCAAACTATCTAAACATAAATCGATAAGAAGCAATTTTACTTAATGTATCATATATAAGTCCATTTAAGTTAAAGTCACctcaaataaaaatcaattctaacaaACTGAATTATTGTCGCAGCAAAACCAAAGACACACTAAGTGTTGAAAAGATGTAGAAAGGAAGCTCAGTCTTTTTTAGGTTTGGAGATACTAAACTAAAAGATGCATAAAGGAAGCTTGGTCTTTTTTAAGGCATTCTTTATCAGACTTGCCGATGACATGACTTCTAAGACGTTCTTTTTTCGAACCTGCCATCTCTGAACTTCCTTTTTATTATAATTGGTTTACTTTCAAAAGAAAGTCGAGTGAGTTCAGAACATATCTTGTGATTATTTGGATTGGATTTATGGGGTTGAAGTTTCTAAAGATTATGTTTGGAGGAGATGGTGTATCTAGGAGATGATCATGCTATCACGTGAAGTTCAGCAGAGCATGGCATCCTCTCCTAACATCGTATCAGAGACAGAGCGAAGAGGACGACCGTCTTAGacccaaaaaaataagtctAAAATTTGGGtcccaaaattaaaaataaaaaacaaaaattaacggTCTATTTTTGTATGAAGTATGATAATttctttataactttttttttttttttgaaagaatattttctttataacttAACaagcaaattattttcatacattgagaattcaaatttttttatacatttattaGTTAGATCT from Medicago truncatula cultivar Jemalong A17 chromosome 8, MtrunA17r5.0-ANR, whole genome shotgun sequence includes the following:
- the LOC25500366 gene encoding probable LRR receptor-like serine/threonine-protein kinase At1g05700 isoform X1 — protein: MLPCIIIYTRMMIMLPHFLTILLGVLTILASIQPQDQSDLFMRIFKNKSGFISLDCGQHEDVKYSGLRTGVNYISDAKFIHTGVNKRIAPPPIIPQELQHVRSFPSGVRNCYRINVTSGTKYLIRASFYYGNYDNLNQPPEFDLHFGANVWETVKFTNVSGITLKEIIYTPSQDHIQPCLVNIGKGTPFISVLELRTLTNSNYVTYSPDLVLSLFKRCDLGSITNREYRYKDDVYDRIWSPCELSSDWRQLTTSFNINDLFQNEYSPPEIVMSTAVATVNASAPLQIQWNADNVNEQYYYYLHFKEVEKLAGNETRAFHITSNITINDKFLNRPEIHIYRKVSTISSATPLVGATRYQISLSKTKNSTLPPILNAFEIYMSKDFSQSETQQDDVNAITNIKDAYVVARNWQGDPCGPVNYMWEGLNCSIDGYSIPRITSLDLSSSGLKGHISYSISKLTILQYLDLSNNSLNGPLPDFLTQMRSLKVLDVRKNKLSGLVPTELLERCETGSLSLRVDDNPDLCMTKSCRMKKLSFLFTKRDKAQSGKKNLIIPIALIIILLFSLGFCIFNGQKATWSNSRKEGSMKSKHQMFSYSEILNITDNFKTVIGEGGFGKVYVGILQDHTQVAVKILSTSSNQGYKEFQSEAQLLMVVHHRNLVSLIGYCDEDEIKALIYEYMANGNVQQHLLIDANILKWNERLKIAVDAAHGLEYLHNGCKPAIMHRDLKPTNILLDENKHAKIADFGLSRAFGNDIDSHISTRPAGTLGYVDPAYQRTGNTNKKNDIYSFGIILFVLISGRHAIVRAAGENIHILDWVIPLVERGDIQNVVDSRLQGEFSINSAWKAVEIAMSCISPNATERPDMSQILADLRECLSLEMIQTNDGNTRVRDEFVSVATVSETIVLAR
- the LOC25500366 gene encoding probable LRR receptor-like serine/threonine-protein kinase At1g05700 isoform X2 — translated: MLPCIIIYTRMMIMLPHFLTILLGVLTILASIQPQDQSDLFMRIFKNKSGFISLDCGQHEDVKYSGLRTGVNYISDAKFIHTGVNKRIAPPPIIPQELQHVRSFPSGVRNCYRINVTSGTKYLIRASFYYGNYDNLNQPPEFDLHFGANVWETVKFTNVSGITLKEIIYTPSQDHIQPCLVNIGKGTPFISVLELRTLTNSNYVTYSPDLVLSLFKRCDLGSITNREYRYKDDVYDRIWSPCELSSDWRQLTTSFNINDLFQNEYSPPEIVMSTAVATVNASAPLQIQWNADNVNEQYYYYLHFKEVEKLAGNETRAFHITSNITINDKFLNRPEIHIYRKVSTISSATPLVGATRYQISLSKTKNSTLPPILNAFEIYMSKDFSQSETQQDDVNAITNIKDAYVVARNWQGDPCGPVNYMWEGLNCSIDGYSIPRITSLDLSSSGLKGHISYSISKLTILQYLDLSNNSLNGPLPDFLTQMRSLKVLDVRKNKLSGLVPTELLERCETGSLSLRVDDNPDLCMTKSCRMKKLSFLFTKRDKAQSGKKNLIIPIALIIILLFSLGFCIFNGQKATWSNSRKEGSMKSKHQMFSYSEILNITDNFKTVIGEGGFGKVYVGILQDHTQVAVKILSTSSNQGYKEFQSEAQLLMVVHHRNLVSLIGYCDEDEIKALIYEYMANGNVQQHLLRLEYLHNGCKPAIMHRDLKPTNILLDENKHAKIADFGLSRAFGNDIDSHISTRPAGTLGYVDPAYQRTGNTNKKNDIYSFGIILFVLISGRHAIVRAAGENIHILDWVIPLVERGDIQNVVDSRLQGEFSINSAWKAVEIAMSCISPNATERPDMSQILADLRECLSLEMIQTNDGNTRVRDEFVSVATVSETIVLAR